The sequence below is a genomic window from Streptosporangium lutulentum.
AAGGTCAACTCGGTACGCATCGCCTGCACCCATGGCCTCTTCACCGACGGAGCCATCGATCGCCTCGGTGACCAGCCCGATGTCGAGGAGATCGTCTGCACCAATACGGTGCCCCTGCCCGAGGCCAAGCCCGGCTCCAAGCTTCGCATCCTGTCGATCGCCCCCGCGCTGGCCGAGGCCATGCGCCGCATCCACGACGGCGAATCGGTCAGTGCTCTGTTTGACACCCCCTGACCCATGCGGACGGGTCATAATACAAGTCTGATTACTCCATTAAAGGACGGCATAAATGGAAACGGAACAGGCACCGGCAGGGATCGATCCGACCGTTCCAAGCGTTGCCCGCATCTATGACTACCTTCTCGGCGGTAAGGACAATTTCGCCTCCGATCGGGCGGCGGCCGACAAGCTCATCGAGCTCACGCCGAATGTCAGGGAGGGCGTCCAGGCCAATCGGCGTTTCCTCAGCCGTGCCGTGAACCTGCTGGTGGAGGCGGGAGTCCGCCAGTTCCTCGACATCGGCGCCGGCCTGCCCACCCAGGAGAACGTGCATCAGGTGGCCCTGCGCGTGGCACCCGACGCCCGTGTCGTCTACGTCGACAACGACCCGATCGTGCTCACCCACGGACGCGCCCTTCTCGCGGACAACGGGCAGACCATCGTCGTGGACGGCGACCTGAGAGATCCCAAGGCCATCCTCGATGACCCGCGGATCCGCGAGCACATCGACTTCGACCAGCCGGTGGGCCTGCTCATGCTCGCCGTGCTGCACTTCATCCCCTCCGACGACGTCGCCCAGAGCGTCGTCACGACCCTGCGGGACCATCTGGCTCCCGGCAGCGGCATGGTGATCAGCCACCTCTCCTTCGGAGACCTCGACGAGGACAAGCTGCGCGAGGGC
It includes:
- a CDS encoding SAM-dependent methyltransferase: METEQAPAGIDPTVPSVARIYDYLLGGKDNFASDRAAADKLIELTPNVREGVQANRRFLSRAVNLLVEAGVRQFLDIGAGLPTQENVHQVALRVAPDARVVYVDNDPIVLTHGRALLADNGQTIVVDGDLRDPKAILDDPRIREHIDFDQPVGLLMLAVLHFIPSDDVAQSVVTTLRDHLAPGSGMVISHLSFGDLDEDKLREGRELYTRTSAGSATPRPRAEILRFFDGFELVEPGLVPTEDWRPETDLPALPRLPGVNGYSGVGLLR